A section of the Scomber scombrus chromosome 24, fScoSco1.1, whole genome shotgun sequence genome encodes:
- the atp1b1b gene encoding sodium/potassium-transporting ATPase subunit beta-1b, which translates to MPANKEDGGWKKLLWDSEKGEVLGRTGGSWFKIIGFYIIFYGCLAGIFIGTIQALLLTLSNYKPTWQDRVAPPGLSHTPRVEKGEVSFNLNDIETFLPYTRALKDFLTMYDDENQRDQMKYEDCGEEPAEYKNRGDLESDVGIRKACRFSRNLLGSCSGLTDREFGFKDGKPCIIVKLNRIVNFYPRPPTSNESIPEEAQPKVQPNVIPIFCSSKKEEDAGKIGEIKYFGLGGGFPLQYYPYYGKLLHPQYLQPLVALQFTNLTLNTELRIECKVFGDNIDYSEKDRYQGRFDLKIQVNSL; encoded by the exons tCAAAATTATAGGATTCTACATCATTTTCTATGGTTGCCTGGCTGGGATCTTCATCGGCACCATCCAAGCCCTGCTGCTTACCCTCAGCAACTACAAGCCCACCTGGCAGGACAGAGTCGCACCCCCTG GCCTTTCACACACCCCACGAGTAGAGAAAGGGGAAGTGTCCTTCAACCTCAACGACATTGAGACCTTCCTGCCTTACACCAGAGCCTTGAAAGATTTCCTGACCATGTATGATGATGAAAACCAGCGGGACCAGATGAAATATGAGGACTGTGGAG AGGAACCTGCTGAGTACAAGAACAGGGGTGACTTGGAGAGCGATGTGGGCATCAGGAAGGCCTGCCGTTTCTCCAGGAACCTGTTGGGATCTTGCTCTGGCCTCACTGACCGCGAATTTGGTTTCAAGGACGGCAAACCCTGCATAATTGTAAAGCTCAACAGGATTGTCAACTTCTATCCAAGG CCTCCTACCTCTAATGAAAGTATCCCTGAAGAGGCTCAACCCAAGGTGCAGCCCAATGTGATCCCCATCTTCTGCAGTAGCAAG AAAGAGGAGGATGCTGGTAAGATTGGTGAGATTAAGTACTTCGGCCTCGGTGGCGGCTTCCCCCTGCAGTACTACCCATACTATGGCAAGCTGCTCCACCCTCAGTACTTGCAGCCGCTGGTGGCGCTGCAATTTACCAACCTGACCCTGAACACTGAACTGCGCATCGAATGCAAAGTGTTTGGCGACAACATCGACTACAGTGAGAAGGACCGCTACCAGGGACGCTTTGACCTCAAGATCCAGGTTAACAGTTTATGA